One window of Brevibacterium pigmentatum genomic DNA carries:
- a CDS encoding 1-phosphofructokinase family hexose kinase — MILTLTANPSLDRTIELSGPVLRGQVQRAVWAGQQPGGKGVNVSRAVAAADRDTLAVLPGDVDDPVLTGLDAIGLAHRSIPTGTPLRSNITVTEPDGTTTKINEPGSLLSPQSQNALLDLVADQAAGASWVVLAGSLPPGVDDDFYARAIERIRGLDEPPLIAVDTSGAPLAAALTASPDLIKPNAEELAELLSAAGLLRAAGLLNAGGPRGDARADSDRGATESFEAAELRKTAEAHESAAPLETADLLAIAGRLESSPQLTARATSALLTAGGAHPRSILATLGAGGAVLAQPETAWHAQHPPMDVLSTVGAGDSTLAGYLLGLTGGREPSAALAQAVAYGAAAAGLRGTGVPSPEDARTDAVTVTPLEPTVAAPAAAPAAQAAAPTDDSSHRHEGTVPETEEAR; from the coding sequence ATGATCCTCACCCTCACAGCCAACCCCAGCCTCGACCGGACCATCGAGCTGTCCGGCCCGGTCCTCCGCGGCCAGGTTCAGCGCGCAGTCTGGGCCGGACAGCAGCCCGGCGGCAAGGGAGTCAATGTCTCCCGTGCCGTGGCCGCCGCCGATCGTGACACTCTGGCGGTTCTGCCCGGAGACGTCGACGACCCGGTGCTCACCGGACTCGACGCGATCGGACTGGCTCATCGTTCCATTCCCACCGGCACACCGCTGCGGTCCAATATCACCGTCACCGAACCCGACGGCACGACGACGAAGATCAACGAACCAGGCTCACTCTTGAGCCCGCAGTCCCAGAACGCACTGCTCGACCTCGTTGCCGACCAGGCCGCAGGCGCGAGCTGGGTTGTCCTGGCCGGGTCGCTGCCGCCGGGAGTCGATGATGACTTCTACGCCCGTGCCATCGAACGCATCCGTGGGCTCGACGAGCCGCCGCTGATCGCCGTCGACACGTCCGGTGCTCCACTGGCTGCGGCCCTGACGGCCTCACCGGATCTCATCAAACCGAACGCCGAGGAACTCGCCGAACTCCTCAGTGCCGCAGGACTCCTGCGGGCTGCCGGTCTCCTCAACGCCGGAGGACCCCGGGGCGACGCTCGGGCGGACAGCGACAGAGGCGCGACCGAATCGTTCGAGGCCGCCGAACTTCGCAAGACCGCAGAAGCGCATGAGTCTGCCGCACCCCTCGAAACCGCAGACCTGCTCGCGATCGCCGGGCGCCTGGAATCCTCACCGCAGCTCACAGCCCGCGCCACATCGGCTCTGCTCACGGCAGGCGGCGCCCACCCACGATCGATCCTTGCAACTCTGGGCGCCGGTGGAGCAGTCCTCGCCCAGCCGGAGACCGCGTGGCATGCCCAGCATCCGCCGATGGACGTTCTCAGCACCGTGGGCGCAGGCGATTCCACCCTGGCCGGGTACCTGCTCGGACTGACAGGCGGTCGTGAACCCAGTGCAGCGCTGGCCCAGGCCGTCGCCTATGGGGCCGCGGCAGCCGGGCTGCGCGGCACCGGAGTGCCGAGCCCGGAGGACGCGCGGACCGACGCGGTGACCGTGACACCACTTGAACCAACCGTGGCAGCACCAGCAGCCGCGCCCGCAGCACAAGCTGCCGCACCCACCGACGACTCTTCCCACCGACATGAGGGCACAGTCCCCGAAACCGAGGAGGCACGATGA
- a CDS encoding MFS transporter produces MTDQNTHLDQAKTGETPTQKKSEWQTVKAIMAASSGNLVEWFDFYIYAFFSVYFADQFFVADNQTLSLMQAAGVFFVGFLMRPIGGYIFGRAADRLGRKNSMLISILLMCAGSLMMALLPTSATVGSWAAILLLIVRMIQGLAVGGEYGATATYMSEVATEGKRGFYSSFQYVTLIGGQLLASLLAVVMTHTLGTEQIEAGWWRLPFAIGAAAAIVSLWLRRGLQETTSEDSRKDENSGSFREVLRHPRAFFVVLGITSVGSLVFYVFTTYMQKFLLLQNEGTPGEAEFNKGSIADLMTICLLIFVVMQPIAGKISDKIGRKNNMLIFVIGMIALPIPLLGMIGRAESVLTAGILIVIAMAFISMYTSISGIVKAEMFPSHIRGIGVGFTYAVGNSLFGGSAEYVALWFSNAGIGTWFAVYVVVIAIVGFVAVAFMHDNRKHSTIDNADSSAYKRIGS; encoded by the coding sequence TTGACAGATCAGAACACGCATCTCGACCAGGCGAAGACCGGTGAGACCCCAACGCAGAAGAAGTCGGAATGGCAGACGGTCAAAGCCATCATGGCCGCCTCGTCGGGCAACCTCGTCGAATGGTTCGACTTCTACATCTACGCCTTCTTCAGCGTCTACTTCGCTGACCAGTTCTTCGTCGCCGACAACCAGACGCTGTCGCTGATGCAGGCCGCCGGAGTCTTCTTCGTCGGCTTCCTCATGCGCCCCATCGGCGGATACATCTTCGGCCGCGCCGCCGACCGCCTCGGGCGCAAGAACTCGATGCTCATCTCCATCCTGCTCATGTGCGCCGGATCGCTGATGATGGCCCTGCTGCCCACGAGCGCGACTGTCGGCTCCTGGGCCGCGATCCTGCTGCTCATCGTGCGGATGATCCAGGGCCTGGCCGTCGGCGGCGAATACGGCGCCACCGCCACCTACATGTCCGAGGTCGCCACCGAGGGCAAACGCGGCTTCTACTCCTCGTTCCAGTACGTCACCCTCATCGGCGGTCAGTTGCTGGCCAGCCTGCTGGCCGTCGTCATGACCCATACTCTGGGCACCGAGCAGATCGAAGCCGGATGGTGGCGACTGCCCTTCGCCATCGGCGCCGCCGCCGCGATCGTCTCACTGTGGCTGCGTCGCGGACTTCAAGAGACCACCTCCGAGGACAGCCGCAAGGACGAGAACTCCGGCAGCTTCCGCGAAGTGCTGCGCCACCCGCGCGCCTTCTTCGTCGTCCTCGGCATCACCAGCGTCGGATCGCTCGTGTTCTACGTCTTCACCACGTACATGCAGAAGTTCCTGCTGCTGCAGAACGAAGGCACACCGGGCGAAGCGGAGTTCAACAAGGGCTCCATTGCCGACCTCATGACCATCTGCCTGCTCATCTTCGTCGTCATGCAGCCCATCGCCGGCAAGATCTCGGACAAGATCGGCCGCAAGAACAACATGCTCATCTTCGTCATCGGCATGATCGCGCTGCCCATCCCGCTGCTGGGCATGATCGGCAGGGCCGAATCCGTCCTCACCGCCGGCATCCTCATCGTCATCGCCATGGCGTTCATCAGCATGTACACCTCGATCTCCGGAATCGTGAAGGCCGAGATGTTCCCCTCCCACATCCGCGGAATCGGCGTCGGCTTCACCTATGCGGTCGGCAACTCGCTGTTCGGCGGCTCCGCCGAATACGTCGCCCTGTGGTTCAGCAACGCGGGAATCGGCACGTGGTTCGCCGTCTACGTCGTCGTCATCGCGATCGTCGGCTTCGTCGCCGTGGCGTTCATGCACGACAACCGCAAACACTCGACGATCGACAACGCCGATTCCTCGGCGTACAAACGCATCGGCAGCTGA
- a CDS encoding PTS fructose transporter subunit IIABC, with the protein MTSLITTELVILDADQGTESSAVIRALAAKIAEQDRANSADGLAAAAIAREEKTPTGVPGGIAIPHARTEAVTEPSLAMARLNPPVDFGAKDGPADLVFMIAAPEGAGKDHLKLLSKLARSLVKKDFVASLRAAATEQEIVDLVETALGLRETPEEATPTEAAPTGGAPTTTEPTPTSAAPTESPASSTDNPRRVVAVTACPTGIAHTYMAADALAQAGSEMGIDVVTETQGSSGTTPIDQAVIDAADAVVFAVDVDVRDKARFAGKPYVQVPVKAGIDDPQGLITKALAEADAPNGRRLTAAHAADDSSDAQSGSRESVGAHLKRVLLTGVSYMIPFVAAGGLLMALGFLLGGFDIPDYAEDIVLGNSLWNLPTEYGDLALGPVGAYLGAVAFQIGNLSMSFLVAALAGYIAFGIADRPGIAPGFTVGAVAVLMGAGFIGGIIGGLLAGYIAHWIGSFAAPRWLRGLMPVVIIPLVASLVSSGLMFMVLGGPISALTKGLDSWLSSMTGTAAVILGLILGTMMAVDLGGPVNKVAYSFAVAGLAAGSVENPVPWEIMATVMAAGMVPPLAMALATAVRPRIFSQAEKENGKAAWLLGAAFISEGAIPFAASDPLRVIPASVVGAGVTGGMTMAFSVTSQAPHGGVFVFFAIDSFLLFLLSVVVGTIISALLVLALKIFVRKGGAAGLAEATAPSAATATAAATTGSTTGTDSTTGSGSADEANPTEPVSSNADATRV; encoded by the coding sequence ATGACATCGCTCATCACAACAGAACTGGTGATCCTCGACGCGGATCAGGGGACGGAGTCGTCCGCTGTCATCCGCGCCCTGGCCGCCAAGATCGCAGAACAGGACCGCGCGAACTCAGCCGACGGGCTGGCCGCCGCGGCGATCGCCCGCGAAGAGAAGACCCCGACAGGTGTTCCCGGAGGCATCGCCATCCCGCACGCCCGCACCGAGGCGGTCACCGAACCCAGCCTCGCGATGGCCCGACTGAACCCTCCGGTGGACTTCGGTGCCAAGGACGGCCCCGCCGACCTCGTGTTCATGATCGCCGCCCCCGAAGGCGCCGGCAAGGACCACCTCAAGCTTCTGTCGAAGCTCGCGCGATCGTTGGTCAAGAAGGACTTCGTCGCCTCACTGCGCGCGGCTGCAACCGAGCAGGAGATCGTCGACCTCGTCGAAACCGCACTGGGCCTGCGCGAGACGCCCGAAGAGGCGACTCCCACCGAGGCGGCCCCCACCGGCGGAGCGCCGACCACCACCGAGCCGACCCCCACATCAGCGGCCCCCACCGAATCCCCCGCATCCTCGACCGACAATCCCCGCCGCGTCGTCGCCGTCACGGCCTGCCCGACGGGAATTGCTCACACCTATATGGCCGCCGACGCGCTCGCCCAGGCCGGCTCCGAGATGGGCATCGACGTCGTCACCGAGACCCAGGGATCGAGCGGCACGACCCCGATCGACCAAGCCGTCATCGATGCCGCCGACGCCGTCGTCTTCGCCGTCGACGTCGACGTCCGCGACAAGGCACGGTTCGCCGGCAAACCCTATGTGCAGGTGCCGGTCAAGGCCGGGATCGACGATCCGCAGGGCCTCATCACGAAGGCCCTCGCCGAGGCGGACGCCCCCAACGGCCGCAGGCTCACCGCCGCTCACGCCGCCGACGACTCGTCCGATGCGCAGTCCGGCTCACGCGAAAGCGTCGGCGCCCATCTCAAACGCGTGCTGCTGACCGGCGTCAGCTATATGATCCCCTTCGTCGCCGCCGGCGGTCTGCTCATGGCCTTGGGCTTCCTCCTCGGCGGTTTCGACATCCCCGACTACGCCGAGGACATCGTCCTCGGCAACTCCCTGTGGAATCTGCCCACCGAATACGGCGACCTGGCCCTCGGACCCGTCGGCGCCTACTTAGGCGCCGTGGCCTTCCAGATCGGCAACCTGTCGATGAGCTTCCTCGTCGCCGCCCTGGCCGGATACATCGCCTTCGGAATCGCCGACCGGCCCGGAATCGCTCCCGGCTTCACCGTCGGCGCCGTCGCCGTGCTCATGGGCGCCGGCTTCATCGGCGGCATCATCGGCGGACTCCTCGCCGGCTACATCGCCCACTGGATCGGCTCCTTCGCCGCACCGAGGTGGCTGCGCGGACTCATGCCCGTCGTCATCATTCCGCTGGTGGCCTCCCTCGTCTCCTCGGGGCTGATGTTCATGGTCCTCGGCGGACCGATCAGCGCCCTGACCAAGGGCCTCGACAGCTGGCTGAGCTCGATGACGGGAACCGCCGCCGTCATCCTCGGGCTCATCCTCGGCACCATGATGGCCGTCGACCTGGGCGGCCCCGTCAACAAGGTCGCGTACTCGTTCGCCGTAGCCGGGCTCGCCGCAGGCTCCGTCGAGAACCCCGTGCCGTGGGAGATCATGGCCACGGTCATGGCCGCCGGAATGGTTCCGCCCCTGGCCATGGCGTTGGCCACCGCCGTCCGCCCGCGCATCTTCTCCCAGGCGGAGAAGGAGAACGGCAAGGCCGCCTGGCTGCTCGGCGCCGCGTTCATCTCCGAAGGCGCGATTCCCTTCGCCGCCTCCGATCCGCTGCGCGTAATCCCCGCATCGGTCGTCGGAGCCGGCGTCACCGGCGGCATGACGATGGCCTTCTCCGTCACCAGCCAGGCCCCGCACGGCGGAGTGTTCGTCTTCTTCGCCATCGACTCGTTCCTGCTGTTCCTGCTCTCCGTCGTCGTCGGCACGATCATCAGCGCCCTGCTCGTGCTCGCGCTCAAGATCTTCGTCCGCAAGGGCGGAGCGGCAGGCCTCGCCGAGGCGACCGCCCCGTCCGCAGCGACCGCGACCGCAGCCGCGACGACCGGTTCGACCACCGGAACCGATTCGACCACCGGATCCGGTTCAGCCGACGAGGCGAATCCGACTGAACCGGTATCGTCGAACGCTGACGCCACGCGAGTCTGA
- a CDS encoding DeoR/GlpR family DNA-binding transcription regulator, which translates to MFAEERQRRIAELVSEAGRVNVTDLAADFDITTETVRRDLAALEKAGALQRVHGGAVPCRPHSLEEPTFGDREIHNLDEKTAIARTALSLLEETMSISLDGGTTCAAFARAIADEATARQSAGQSPRQLRVITNSLSVIDSLAGAPGVEIFVLPGRFRPVTRAMVGPQTITAIDGHRVDLAVLGTNGLSDDGVSTPDHDEAATKSAFVHSGRRVAVLADSAKFDAVSLVRFAELDQIDVLITDDAPDEPMATHLETAEVEVVTP; encoded by the coding sequence GTGTTCGCTGAAGAACGGCAACGACGCATCGCTGAGCTGGTCAGCGAAGCGGGCCGGGTCAATGTCACCGATCTGGCCGCCGATTTCGACATCACCACGGAAACCGTCCGACGCGACCTCGCCGCCCTGGAAAAGGCCGGAGCCCTCCAGCGCGTCCATGGGGGAGCCGTACCGTGCCGTCCCCACAGCCTCGAAGAGCCGACCTTCGGCGACCGTGAGATCCACAATCTCGATGAGAAGACCGCGATCGCCCGGACCGCACTGAGTCTGCTGGAGGAGACGATGAGCATCTCCCTGGACGGCGGCACGACCTGCGCGGCCTTCGCCCGTGCGATCGCAGACGAAGCCACCGCGCGCCAGTCCGCCGGACAGTCCCCGCGACAGCTGCGCGTGATCACGAACTCGCTGTCCGTCATCGACAGTCTGGCGGGTGCTCCCGGCGTCGAGATCTTCGTCCTGCCCGGTCGCTTCCGCCCGGTCACCCGGGCCATGGTCGGACCGCAGACGATCACGGCCATCGACGGCCACCGCGTCGATCTCGCCGTGCTCGGCACCAACGGACTCAGCGACGACGGCGTCTCCACGCCCGACCACGACGAGGCGGCGACGAAATCGGCGTTCGTGCACTCCGGACGCAGGGTCGCGGTGCTCGCCGATTCCGCAAAGTTCGATGCCGTCTCCCTGGTGCGGTTCGCAGAGCTCGACCAGATCGATGTTCTCATCACCGACGATGCGCCGGACGAGCCGATGGCGACCCACCTGGAGACCGCGGAAGTCGAGGTCGTCACTCCATGA